CTATGAGCTTTTATGAAGTTATAGAAGACATCACAGCGGATGCTGGTGTGCGGGTAAGGGCAAAAACCCTTGAAGAGCTAATATGTAAAGCTATACTTGCCACCTTCAATGAAATGACGGATATAGACACAGTAGAAAGCAGAGAAAGTTATATCCTTGAAGTGCACGCTAATTTTCCCTATTTACTGGTAGATATAATAAATGAAGCTATAGTTTTGCACGAAACTAAAAAGTTTGTAGCTTCCAAGTGTCATGTGCTGGAGCTTTCAGAGAAGCACATAAAAGTTAAACTCATGGGAGATAAGTTTGATCCCGAAAAGAACGAATCTAAGTTGGTCATAAAAGCGGCAACCTACCACAGACTAAAGGTGGAAAAAACCTCAGAGGGATACATGGCGGAGGTGATCTTTGATATTTAACCTAAGTTCTTATCCGCTGGAATTTTGCTTATGAGGTATATCATCTCATAAAGTACTGCGTTCAGAGGTATCTGGTACTCTCCTTGATTCCTCCTGATTTTCAGATAAAGACTTTTGCGCTTTTGCCAAAGGTCCAGCTTGCTATAGGGAGATTGAAAAGATTCGCTCTCATACTGAGATAGAGCCAGAAGGGTAAAAAGAAATAGATTTCTACGCTCCGAATAAACATCATCCCTCTCCCATCCCAGACCATCGGTAGAAAACACCTGAAGCGAAGAGTGATAGAAAAATTCCCCATCATCTAATCTAAACCTACTCTCATCTTTAATATCAGCTGGCTTTATAGCTAAGCTAACCTTATTACTCTCTTTGCTAATTCCTAAGCTTTCCTTTAGCTTCTCAAACTCGCTGGTGTATATAACAAAACAATCTTCTTGAGCCTTGTCGGATATGTATGCGGTTGGAAGCTCAGAATACTCTACAAATAAACTTTTGGACTTTATATTACTGCTCTCTCCGGATTTACTTATTATCTCATTCATGTAAGAGTCTTCCCAAGCACCTGCGGTTATAAAGCAGAACTTAGTCTCCCCATCTTTCGCTTTTTCCTCTATCCACCTTCTGAACTTGTCAGCCTCAAAGTCCAAGCCACCCGTGAGGACAAGGTATTTATCCTCCAATTCCACCGTTGCCCTATTTCCATTCACACTGATCTTGTATATCTCATAAAGGAAGTGCCTGTAAGCTTTCTGAGTAGGATCTCCCCTTCTGTAGCAAAATCCTGTAGAAGGTTTTTCAAGAACGGCAAAAACATTCAGTTGGGTTGGGAGATTGAATCCTTCAAACTCAAACTCCAAAGTCTTTAAATCCTTCAAAAGGCTAATGAATAGGTTTTTATATACGCCTTGCACCTCTTTTTCCTTTATCTTCCCTTCAGAAAAACCACAGAAAAGATTTATAGTAGTCTTATTTAGCGTTTGCACAGGCAAGCTAAAAAACTCGTAAATGAAGTTAAAAGCATCCCAGAAAGAATAACCTCCGCCATCTTCTCTTATATCCGTATCAAGCAAGAGTAAAATGCCCACAGGATTCTTATTTTGCATAACATCAACGAAACCCTTCAACCTGCAGTTGAAATACGCAAGGTTAAACAGAAGTTCAAAAGAGTCCTGGTGCAGAAGGTTTGAGAAGTTCATGTTCTTCAATTTATCAAAGTCCGGTATCAACCCATCTATTGGGAGTGATCTTTCAATTTTGATGCCTATGTTGCCTGTGAATCTGCTAAACGCTTTAGCAGACTTCTCCAAGCCTTCTTTGAACTTTTCAACTTTACTCTCTACACCTTTCTCATAAAAAATATAAAGACTTATCTCCTTATTGGGAACTCTGAAACTGCCGTAGCTGACCCAACCTTCCTCACGCATCTGTTTTTTCACAAAGCTACCTATAGCCTTCTTTTCTTCTCCTTTAATAATATCCTTCAATAGCTCCTTCCAATCTTGGCGAAGCTTCCTCAGG
The DNA window shown above is from Hydrogenobacter thermophilus TK-6 and carries:
- a CDS encoding archease, producing MSFYEVIEDITADAGVRVRAKTLEELICKAILATFNEMTDIDTVESRESYILEVHANFPYLLVDIINEAIVLHETKKFVASKCHVLELSEKHIKVKLMGDKFDPEKNESKLVIKAATYHRLKVEKTSEGYMAEVIFDI